CATTCGACGCCCACGAGCAGCTCGCCGCTCAGATCAGAAACCGCAGCGCATCGCGGATTTACCTGGCGCTCTGCCTGGGGCACTGGGCCGCACAGGAAGGCGCTATCGAGGCGGCGCTCGACCGCTCCCGCCGCGACAGGAAAAAAATGGCTGTCGACACCAAGGGCAGGGTGGCGATAACAAATTACCGGGTGATCGAGAGCTACCGGGCCACGGAGCTGGTGGAGGTCAGCCTTCGCACCGGACGCACGCACCAGATCAGGGTCCATTTCGCCCACAGCGGCCACCCGGTGCTCGGCGATCCCTCCTACGGCGGACGTTCGAGCGCGCTCAAGGGTCTCGACCCGCGCTCCCGCGGCCCGATGCAGCAGGCGCTGGCGATCCTGCCACGTCAGGCGCTGCATGCCGCGCGCCTTGTGTTCGCGCACCCGGCCAGCGGGGAAAAACTTGACTTCAGCGCCCCTCTCCCGCAAGATTTCCAGCGGGTGCTCGAACTCTTACGCCGCGACTCCGGTATGGATGGAGCCGCTGAACCGGAGGCTTGATGACCAGGTTGCTCAGGCAATACGATCCAGGCGACTCTGTTGACTCTGTCTGCGTACTGGGCAGCATCTCCGTGCGCCAGACGAGGCAGCAGAAACCGTTCCTGCGCCTGGAGCTGAACGACTCCAGCGGACGGATGGACGCCGTGATGTGGGACGGGTTCGACGAGGAGCTGACCCGTATCCCGCCGGGGCAGGTCCTGCAGGTGCGCGGCCGGATGGAGGAGTACGGCGAGCGCCCGCAGGTGGTGGTCAATTCGATCTCAATCCCCGCCGCCGGCAGCTACGATCCCTCGGCCCTGATGCCCGCCAGCGAGCGCGACCCGCAGGAGATGCTCGCCGAACTGGACGAACTGATCGGGTCGGTGGGCAACCCCCTGCTGCGCAAGCTCCTGCAAACCGCTTTCGGCGACAAGGAGTTCCGGCTGAAATTCTCCCAGGCTCCCGCCGCCAAACGCTGGCATCAGCCCTATCTCGGCGGGCTGCTGGAACACACGCTCACTGTTGTCGCCCACGCCCGGGTGCTGGCCGGCCGTTACGGCGAGGTGGAGGACGACCTGGTTCTGGCCGGCGCCCTGCTGCACGATATCGGTAAAACGGTTGAGTACACCTGGGACGGNNNNNNNNNNGATTACTCGACCGAGGGCAAACTGGTCGGCCATCTCGTAATCGGGGTGGAAATGCTGAATTCATGGATTGCCAGGGTAAAAAAATTCCCCGAGCAGCTGGGCTGGCACCTCAAGCACATCATCCTCAGCCATCACGGTTCGCTCGAACACGGCAGTCCCGTGCCACCGCGAACACTCGAGGCGCTGGTGGTGCATTTCGCCGACGACCTGGACTCCAAGGTCAGCGGCGTGCTCAAGGTCCGCAACCGTCAACTGGATTCCCCCGGAGATTGGACGGAATATATCCGGCTGATGGAAACCAAGTTTTTCAAGTCACCGGTATTCGACAACGATAGCGGCGAAAGCCCGGAACTGCCCCCGCCCGCTCGCAAAACAGCAAGTCCCAGTCACCCTGAGCCCTCCGAGCATGAGCAGTCCCTGTTCGACAGTGAGCCCCGCTAAGCTCCAAACTGTCTTCAACCCAAGAGCAGATTTGGCATAAGTGCTAAAAAAGCCTTGATTTCAGTGTTAA
This genomic stretch from Candidatus Glassbacteria bacterium harbors:
- a CDS encoding RluA family pseudouridine synthase; translated protein: MENPESVHYTASGDDEGKRLDVLLAAVLGVSRSRISALARKRLIAGPGGKALKPSHVVTCGETFTLPRPDPVPRGNTLDPQEIPLDIVFEDEHLLVVNKPAGMVVHPAPGHRDGTLANALAAHFRRGMDSRLDPLRPGIVHRLDKDTSGLLMVAKTFDAHEQLAAQIRNRSASRIYLALCLGHWAAQEGAIEAALDRSRRDRKKMAVDTKGRVAITNYRVIESYRATELVEVSLRTGRTHQIRVHFAHSGHPVLGDPSYGGRSSALKGLDPRSRGPMQQALAILPRQALHAARLVFAHPASGEKLDFSAPLPQDFQRVLELLRRDSGMDGAAEPEA
- a CDS encoding HD domain-containing protein, with the translated sequence MTRLLRQYDPGDSVDSVCVLGSISVRQTRQQKPFLRLELNDSSGRMDAVMWDGFDEELTRIPPGQVLQVRGRMEEYGERPQVVVNSISIPAAGSYDPSALMPASERDPQEMLAELDELIGSVGNPLLRKLLQTAFGDKEFRLKFSQAPAAKRWHQPYLGGLLEHTLTVVAHARVLAGRYGEVEDDLVLAGALLHDIGKTVEYTWDGXXXDYSTEGKLVGHLVIGVEMLNSWIARVKKFPEQLGWHLKHIILSHHGSLEHGSPVPPRTLEALVVHFADDLDSKVSGVLKVRNRQLDSPGDWTEYIRLMETKFFKSPVFDNDSGESPELPPPARKTASPSHPEPSEHEQSLFDSEPR